The Macrobrachium rosenbergii isolate ZJJX-2024 chromosome 56, ASM4041242v1, whole genome shotgun sequence genome includes a region encoding these proteins:
- the LOC136836747 gene encoding protein capicua homolog, which translates to MHSRGSTSSLIEQGSIGTTTPRSTPVTPRSGTATPLKYKKGEVVTTPNGIRKKFNGKQWRRLCGKDGCSKESQRQGYCSRHLSMYGRKLRPSSIPFSAGKDTPSVEGNWEEMSCDSDTSPNFTVAAPRSQDETEAANMLMTLSNSSRSTTPAGGSLQGQYLPSHSESCDSRPQRVMCSCRFPSLGRPSPPHWPTLDLS; encoded by the exons ATGCACAGTCGTGGATCCACGTCCAGCTTAATTGAACAGGGTAGCATTGGCACAACCACACCCAGATCAACTCCAGTAACCCCTAG ATCAGGAACAGCTACTCCACTCAAGTACAAGAAAGGCGAGGTTGTGACTACACCCAACGGCATACGCAAAAAGTTTAATGGTAAGCAGTGGAGAAGATTGTGTGGCAAAGATGGCTGCAGTAAAGAAAGCCAGCGTCAAGGTTACTGTTCACGTCACCTTTCGATGTATGGCAGGAAACTGCGGCCATCCTCCATCCCCTTCAGTGCTGG GAAGGACACTCCTAGTGTGGAAGGCAATTGGGAGGAAATGTCTTGCGACTCAGATACCTCTCCAAACTTCACAGTTGCCGCTCCACGATCACAGGATGAAACTGAAGCTGCCAATATGTTAA tGACATTGAGTAATTCTTCGCGCTCTACGACCCCAGCCGGTGGCTCTCTCCAAGGTCAATATCTCCCGAGCCATTCAGAGTCCTGTGACAGTAGGCCCCAAAGGGTAATGTGTTCATGCCGATTTCCCAGCCTGGGGCGGCCATCACCTCCCCACTGGCCGACCCTGGACCTCTCATGA